One Methanolobus sp. WCC4 DNA segment encodes these proteins:
- a CDS encoding type II toxin-antitoxin system HicB family antitoxin: protein MEEFTVVIEQDEDGIYVASVPELPGCHTQAETLDELNQRIKEAIELYFEVKAG from the coding sequence ATGGAAGAATTCACCGTTGTAATTGAACAGGATGAGGATGGCATCTATGTAGCATCAGTGCCGGAATTGCCGGGCTGTCATACTCAGGCAGAGACACTTGATGAACTCAACCAGCGTATCAAAGAGGCAATAGAGCTCTATTTTGAAGTAAAAGCTGGTTAA
- a CDS encoding PGF-pre-PGF domain-containing protein — translation MVTDYGSNITEHSVNSTLNFTANDSVAITSLNLTFPSGITFDNSSASNYDLTGFENVSASNVSFSGNVLSISNGTNIIVHGGTVFSIDLHGANLSYSWGSLTNTTYSFNLNTSATPSDVAIYLTIDGEPSVTAVNYTLSPQTWVKNGTTLYFNASITDAASGVKNATVDITSVNASAGVINLDLFSNYWINSSFMVSATDGQHDLPITSYDNVSHVNNSVNFTVWVDNTEPTVTLNTFGDTPTWVNNGTTITLNTTVDDGSGSGLLSVSVDGSNVNDSLGSVSMSSSGGYWINDTMIVGTSTQGSVAVPVTATDNVSNVNNSVSFNVWVDNVAPVVTAISPVSSDPWVNNGSTIYLNVSAVDTGGSNASNISSVTVDVSSVNASATAILTNSAGDYWTNSSLTVASPSEGSIDLQITSEDNASNVNNSVNLTLNVDNTAPVVSNTVVSYPSGYSAVNSSGTVLLNLSATDVRSGINSSSVQVNVSGLNSSLTWETLSSAGGDDYTLSVIVNNSSTGTVILPVSVSDNATNVNTSQTFSVVLDNSAPLVTGISPDGTGWLINGSTLDINVSSTDVGSAGMGSVTVDTSDASATSAAILTNSVGNYWTNSSLTILTSNEGTINLTVSSYDNLSNVNTSVNLTVKVDNTDPIFTNTEAVYQAGMSAVSDGGTVVLNVTVTDVLSGINASSVEVNASGLNSSLSWESFTAAGGDDYTLSVIVNNSSSGTVVLPVRASDNATNMNSSGSISVVIDNVGPSVDPVSPTGSQWFKDGDTLELNATITDLTSGVKNATVNVSAVNASTFAILDNIAGDSWVNSSLTIVAASEGTIGLPVQAYDNASNLNSSVNLTIKIDNTAPVVSNAVASYPSGYSAVNSGGTVLLNLTATDAKSGLNASSVMINVSGLNSSLTWETLSSAGGDDYTLSVIVNNSSTGTVILPVSVADNATNVNTSQTISVVLDNSAPLVTGISPDGTGWLKDGSTIDINVSSTDASVGMNTVIVDTSDVSSVSTAILTNSVGDYWTNNTLSVSTSNEGAINLTVSAYDNLSNVNTSVNLTLNVDNTAPVFTNAEAVYQAGMNAVSNGGTVVLNLTVTDGSLSGVNASTVMVNASGLNSSLDWETFTAAGGDDYTLSVIVNNSSSGTVILPVKASDNATNMNSSGSISVIIDNVGPVVDPVSPTGSQWFKDGDTLELNATIVDDGVGVKNATVDVSDVTASSLAILEHVGNNYWFNDSLLISAVSEGTVNLTVVTYDNASNVNNSVNLTIKIDNTEPLVIDAQTEYATGYTAVNNGSTITLNATVSDALSGVSSVMSIDNVSSISAHDNLTLSQVSSTNYWKYSNVEIAGTDGTYLLNVSATDQAGNVNGTSSVTFEVIIDNTDPVFNNLTLSTENPTSYGESIEVTVNVSDSGSGIKSVTAAGVSLTDQGSDIWNGTISAGYGANTVTVVATDNASNAVTNTSLSYTGPAAPSSDSGSSSDGLSSTTRESFLASKSTYEGVKIVTQDISGKVLSDPVKVVSVTLTQTEVTGVEVESEVDIEKISVSVQKLDSRPDNIPGSAPGKVHSYLNIEVSDVESDNIAGASITFKVERSWLEQNGISTDDVVLSHYTGSAWDQLETSVSSDDGEYVYYVARTPSFSTFAISTRSEEDYVSSGDVTGSDADSGQTESEATDEMPDTEEDKGTPGFGILLGIIGVSMVVALMRQKNRNE, via the coding sequence GTGGTAACAGACTACGGGTCGAACATAACTGAACATTCGGTAAATTCAACCTTGAATTTCACTGCAAATGATAGTGTGGCTATCACATCATTGAATCTGACCTTCCCTTCTGGAATCACTTTTGATAATTCGAGTGCATCCAACTATGATCTTACAGGTTTTGAGAACGTATCTGCCTCAAACGTATCTTTCAGTGGCAATGTACTGAGTATTTCTAATGGAACTAATATAATAGTTCATGGCGGAACTGTGTTCTCTATCGATCTGCACGGTGCAAATTTGAGCTATTCCTGGGGTTCCCTTACCAATACAACTTATTCCTTCAATCTTAATACAAGTGCAACACCATCCGATGTGGCCATCTATCTGACTATAGATGGTGAGCCATCAGTAACTGCCGTGAATTACACCCTGTCCCCTCAGACGTGGGTAAAGAACGGTACAACTCTTTATTTCAATGCATCAATTACCGATGCAGCCTCAGGTGTGAAGAATGCAACTGTTGATATCACTTCTGTCAATGCAAGTGCCGGAGTGATCAACCTTGACCTATTCTCCAACTACTGGATTAACAGTTCATTCATGGTAAGTGCTACCGATGGTCAGCATGACCTGCCTATCACTTCATATGATAACGTATCCCATGTGAACAACAGTGTCAATTTCACCGTTTGGGTAGATAACACCGAACCAACGGTCACACTAAATACATTCGGAGATACTCCTACATGGGTCAACAATGGGACAACGATCACTCTAAATACCACTGTAGATGATGGTTCAGGCTCTGGTCTCCTCTCTGTCTCTGTTGATGGAAGCAATGTGAATGACTCTCTGGGTTCAGTATCTATGTCATCCTCAGGAGGATACTGGATAAATGACACAATGATTGTAGGTACCAGTACACAGGGTTCCGTTGCTGTGCCTGTTACGGCCACAGATAACGTGAGCAATGTGAACAACAGTGTCAGTTTCAATGTATGGGTGGACAATGTGGCACCTGTTGTTACTGCAATATCTCCGGTCTCCTCGGACCCATGGGTGAACAACGGTTCCACAATTTACCTCAATGTCAGTGCAGTTGACACAGGTGGTTCAAATGCAAGTAACATAAGCAGTGTGACAGTTGATGTCTCATCTGTAAATGCAAGTGCAACAGCTATACTTACCAATTCTGCCGGTGACTACTGGACCAACAGTTCCCTTACCGTTGCCTCTCCTTCAGAAGGAAGCATTGACCTTCAGATCACATCCGAGGACAATGCAAGCAACGTCAATAATAGTGTGAATCTGACATTGAATGTTGATAACACCGCTCCGGTCGTGAGCAATACAGTCGTCTCTTATCCATCCGGTTATTCCGCTGTTAATAGTAGTGGCACAGTTCTTTTGAATCTTAGTGCAACCGATGTTCGCTCCGGTATCAATTCCTCTTCAGTGCAGGTCAATGTCTCCGGTCTTAACAGTTCACTTACGTGGGAAACACTTAGCTCAGCAGGTGGTGATGATTATACACTTTCTGTCATCGTTAACAATTCCAGCACAGGAACTGTTATCCTGCCGGTAAGTGTCTCTGACAATGCGACCAATGTCAACACCAGTCAGACATTCTCAGTGGTCCTTGATAATTCCGCACCACTGGTCACCGGCATCTCTCCTGATGGTACCGGCTGGCTTATCAATGGCTCTACCCTTGACATCAACGTATCCAGTACCGATGTAGGTTCTGCCGGAATGGGCAGTGTGACTGTGGATACCTCTGATGCTTCAGCTACCAGTGCTGCGATACTTACCAATTCCGTGGGTAATTACTGGACCAACAGCTCACTCACTATCCTGACGTCAAATGAAGGAACGATTAACCTCACTGTCAGTTCCTATGACAATCTCAGTAATGTGAATACCAGTGTCAATCTTACTGTAAAGGTAGACAATACTGATCCAATATTCACCAATACTGAAGCTGTTTACCAGGCTGGTATGAGTGCTGTCAGTGATGGCGGTACTGTTGTACTGAACGTAACTGTGACCGATGTCCTCTCCGGCATCAATGCTTCTTCTGTAGAGGTCAATGCTTCCGGTCTTAACAGTTCCCTTTCCTGGGAATCTTTCACTGCAGCAGGTGGTGATGACTACACACTCTCTGTAATTGTTAATAATTCAAGTTCAGGTACAGTTGTTCTACCTGTAAGGGCTTCAGATAACGCAACCAATATGAATTCCAGTGGTTCCATATCGGTTGTTATCGACAATGTTGGTCCTTCCGTTGATCCGGTTTCCCCTACAGGTTCCCAGTGGTTCAAGGATGGGGACACCCTTGAGTTGAATGCCACCATTACCGATTTAACATCAGGTGTAAAGAATGCTACAGTTAATGTCTCTGCTGTGAATGCCTCGACATTCGCAATACTTGATAACATTGCAGGTGACAGCTGGGTCAATAGCTCACTGACAATCGTTGCAGCTTCCGAAGGAACTATCGGTCTCCCTGTGCAGGCCTATGACAACGCAAGCAATCTGAACAGTTCGGTAAACCTTACCATTAAGATTGACAACACTGCTCCGGTCGTGAGCAATGCTGTTGCATCTTATCCGTCCGGTTACTCCGCTGTTAATAGTGGTGGCACAGTCCTTTTGAACCTTACAGCAACCGATGCAAAATCTGGTTTGAACGCTTCTTCTGTTATGATCAATGTCTCTGGTCTTAACAGTTCCCTTACATGGGAAACACTCAGTTCAGCAGGCGGCGACGACTATACACTTTCAGTGATCGTTAATAATTCCAGTACTGGAACTGTCATTCTTCCAGTAAGTGTTGCAGACAATGCGACCAATGTCAATACCAGCCAGACCATCTCAGTTGTTCTTGACAATTCTGCCCCACTGGTCACCGGTATATCACCTGATGGTACGGGATGGTTAAAGGATGGTTCAACTATCGACATCAACGTTTCAAGTACGGATGCTTCTGTTGGAATGAACACAGTAATTGTCGACACATCAGATGTATCGTCTGTAAGCACAGCGATACTGACGAACTCTGTTGGAGATTACTGGACCAACAACACACTCTCAGTCTCTACCTCGAACGAAGGCGCGATCAATCTTACTGTAAGTGCTTATGACAATCTCAGTAATGTGAATACCAGTGTCAACCTGACATTGAATGTTGATAACACTGCTCCGGTCTTCACAAATGCCGAAGCTGTCTATCAGGCAGGTATGAATGCTGTAAGCAATGGCGGAACAGTAGTGCTGAACCTCACAGTTACCGATGGCAGCCTTTCAGGAGTGAATGCATCCACAGTAATGGTCAATGCTTCCGGTCTTAACAGTTCCCTTGATTGGGAAACCTTCACAGCTGCTGGTGGTGATGACTACACGCTTTCTGTCATCGTGAACAATTCAAGTTCAGGAACAGTTATTCTGCCTGTAAAGGCATCTGATAACGCAACCAATATGAATTCCAGTGGTTCCATATCCGTTATCATTGACAACGTTGGTCCTGTCGTAGATCCTGTTTCCCCTACAGGTTCCCAGTGGTTCAAGGATGGAGACACCCTTGAACTGAATGCTACTATTGTTGATGACGGGGTTGGCGTGAAGAATGCTACAGTTGATGTTTCAGATGTGACTGCATCATCACTGGCAATCCTTGAGCATGTGGGCAATAACTACTGGTTCAATGATTCACTACTCATCTCGGCTGTATCAGAAGGAACAGTTAACCTTACTGTAGTGACCTATGACAATGCAAGTAATGTGAACAATTCAGTGAACCTTACAATCAAGATAGATAACACCGAACCGCTTGTGATTGACGCCCAGACTGAATATGCAACTGGTTACACAGCAGTGAACAATGGATCAACGATCACGCTCAATGCAACAGTCTCTGATGCTCTTTCAGGTGTTTCAAGTGTTATGTCCATTGATAATGTAAGCAGTATAAGTGCACACGATAATCTGACGCTGAGCCAGGTTTCATCAACCAATTACTGGAAGTACAGCAATGTTGAGATCGCTGGTACTGACGGAACCTACCTGCTCAACGTTTCAGCCACAGATCAGGCAGGCAATGTCAATGGTACTTCATCAGTAACCTTTGAGGTAATCATTGACAACACTGATCCGGTATTCAACAATCTGACACTGAGCACTGAGAATCCGACATCATATGGTGAGAGCATCGAGGTCACCGTGAATGTATCAGACAGTGGAAGTGGCATAAAGAGTGTAACAGCAGCCGGTGTATCACTTACTGACCAGGGCAGCGATATATGGAATGGAACAATATCTGCAGGCTATGGTGCCAATACTGTAACAGTCGTTGCAACAGATAATGCAAGCAACGCAGTAACCAATACCAGTCTTTCATACACTGGTCCGGCAGCACCAAGCTCAGATTCAGGTAGCAGTTCCGACGGTCTTTCATCAACAACACGTGAATCATTCCTTGCATCAAAGAGCACTTACGAAGGAGTAAAGATCGTAACTCAGGACATTTCCGGAAAGGTCCTTTCTGACCCTGTAAAGGTTGTTTCAGTGACACTGACTCAGACTGAAGTTACAGGCGTGGAAGTTGAATCCGAAGTAGATATTGAAAAGATATCTGTTTCTGTTCAGAAACTTGATTCCAGGCCGGATAATATCCCTGGTTCTGCACCAGGTAAGGTCCACAGCTACTTGAATATCGAAGTAAGTGATGTAGAATCCGATAATATTGCCGGAGCCAGCATTACTTTCAAGGTAGAGAGATCGTGGCTCGAGCAGAATGGTATCTCAACAGATGATGTTGTACTTTCACATTATACAGGAAGTGCATGGGATCAGCTTGAGACCAGTGTTTCAAGTGATGACGGAGAGTACGTGTATTATGTTGCCAGGACTCCGAGCTTCTCCACATTTGCAATAAGCACCCGTTCTGAAGAGGACTATGTATCTTCAGGAGATGTAACAGGTTCTGATGCAGATTCCGGACAAACTGAAAGCGAGGCTACAGATGAAATGCCAGATACAGAAGAGGATAAAGGAACTCCCGGATTTGGAATTCTCCTTGGAATTATAGGTGTTTCAATGGTAGTAGCATTAATGCGCCAGAAGAACAGGAATGAATGA
- the ribB gene encoding 3,4-dihydroxy-2-butanone-4-phosphate synthase, whose amino-acid sequence MSDNMSSSADSIENYSKNIQKAIKALQRGEMILLFDLEGREAETDFTIAANAVTPEDVRWMRKDAGGLICVALDSDASEELGLPFMADVMREANQCSTALHKIVEKGGDLKYDSRSSFSIWVNHRDTRTGIPDNDRALTINKLGEIVEKTLKGDEVHFGTEFRTPGHVATLRAAKGLVHERMGQTELSIALAKIAGITPAMVVCEMLDDETGRALEKDDAINYGKDNDLVFVEGEEVVEAYDIWLKSQ is encoded by the coding sequence ATAAGTGATAATATGAGTTCAAGCGCGGATTCAATTGAAAATTACAGTAAGAATATACAGAAGGCGATCAAGGCTCTCCAGAGAGGTGAGATGATCCTGCTTTTCGATCTTGAGGGTCGCGAGGCTGAGACCGACTTCACCATTGCTGCAAATGCAGTGACTCCTGAAGATGTCAGGTGGATGCGCAAGGATGCAGGCGGACTTATCTGTGTAGCTCTCGATTCCGATGCATCTGAGGAACTTGGTCTCCCATTCATGGCGGATGTCATGAGGGAAGCTAACCAGTGCAGCACAGCCCTTCACAAGATCGTGGAAAAGGGAGGGGACCTCAAATATGATTCACGTTCATCATTCTCTATCTGGGTAAACCACAGGGACACCCGTACCGGAATCCCTGACAATGACCGTGCACTTACCATCAACAAGCTTGGCGAGATCGTCGAGAAGACACTCAAAGGTGATGAGGTCCATTTCGGAACCGAGTTCAGGACACCGGGACACGTTGCGACCCTGCGTGCTGCAAAGGGACTGGTCCATGAACGTATGGGTCAGACAGAACTCTCCATTGCCCTGGCGAAGATCGCTGGCATAACTCCTGCAATGGTTGTCTGTGAGATGCTGGATGATGAGACAGGCCGTGCTCTTGAGAAGGATGATGCTATCAATTATGGTAAGGACAATGACCTTGTCTTTGTCGAGGGTGAGGAAGTCGTTGAGGCTTACGATATCTGGCTGAAGTCCCAGTGA
- a CDS encoding DUF86 domain-containing protein produces the protein MKDPEVFVMHIIDSIDKIEDFTSNKTKDEFLEDIQLQDATIRRIEIIGEASKNIPEEFRNKYPEVPWSEMARTRDKLIHGYFGVDLNLTWDIVQHDLPELKQKMYRILNDLK, from the coding sequence ATGAAAGATCCTGAAGTCTTTGTGATGCATATTATTGACTCTATCGATAAAATAGAGGACTTCACCAGCAACAAAACAAAAGATGAATTTCTGGAAGATATCCAGCTTCAGGATGCAACTATCAGAAGAATAGAGATTATAGGTGAAGCTTCGAAGAATATCCCTGAAGAATTCAGAAATAAGTATCCTGAAGTGCCATGGAGTGAAATGGCGAGAACCAGAGACAAACTGATCCACGGGTATTTTGGTGTTGATCTTAATCTCACATGGGATATAGTCCAGCATGACTTGCCAGAACTAAAACAGAAGATGTATCGGATACTCAATGATTTGAAATAA
- a CDS encoding fibrillarin-like rRNA/tRNA 2'-O-methyltransferase — MPVRELSSGIYELDIDDRKMLATRNMTPGMSVYGERLITDDGIEYRQWDPNRSKLGAMVLKNFDIPLEADSIVLYLGAASGTTVSHVSDILTDGLVYAVEFSPRTMRDLIQLCDQRPNIIPILADANKPQSYAHIVEKADVIFQDVAQPNQAEIAAINSKYFLEEHGHLMLSIKSRSIDTVASPKKIFKEEVRKLESGFDIEFEVLERKELEPFHEDHLGLVAKMFVDDE, encoded by the coding sequence ATGCCGGTAAGAGAATTATCCAGTGGCATCTATGAACTGGATATCGATGACAGGAAGATGCTTGCAACAAGGAATATGACTCCTGGTATGAGTGTCTACGGTGAACGCCTCATTACAGATGATGGCATTGAATATCGCCAGTGGGACCCTAACAGAAGTAAGCTAGGAGCCATGGTTCTCAAGAACTTCGATATCCCTCTGGAAGCAGATTCCATAGTGCTCTATCTCGGTGCAGCCTCAGGAACAACAGTAAGCCATGTATCTGATATTCTTACAGATGGACTTGTATACGCAGTAGAATTCTCCCCACGTACCATGCGTGACCTTATACAGTTATGTGATCAGCGTCCGAACATAATCCCTATCCTTGCAGACGCAAACAAGCCACAATCATATGCTCATATAGTGGAAAAAGCGGATGTCATCTTCCAGGACGTTGCCCAGCCCAACCAGGCTGAGATCGCAGCAATCAATTCAAAATACTTCCTTGAAGAACACGGCCACCTGATGCTCTCCATCAAGTCAAGGAGCATCGACACCGTAGCCAGTCCCAAAAAGATATTCAAGGAAGAGGTCCGCAAACTGGAAAGCGGCTTTGACATCGAGTTCGAGGTGCTTGAGAGGAAGGAACTTGAACCTTTCCACGAGGACCATCTGGGTCTTGTGGCGAAGATGTTCGTGGATGATGAGTGA
- a CDS encoding nucleotidyltransferase family protein has translation MITNMVVNMNSAKKKENQIDEYRETIIPILVRNDVDKAGIFGSFARNEAREDSDIDILVSFRSRKSLFDLSRLEMELENESHRKVEVVTYDSISPLIRDRILKEEVKIL, from the coding sequence ATGATAACCAATATGGTTGTGAATATGAACTCTGCTAAGAAGAAAGAGAATCAGATCGATGAATACAGGGAAACCATTATTCCGATACTTGTCAGGAATGATGTGGATAAAGCCGGTATTTTTGGCTCGTTTGCCAGGAATGAGGCAAGAGAAGATAGTGACATCGATATTCTTGTAAGCTTCAGGAGCAGAAAAAGCCTTTTTGACCTTTCCAGACTTGAAATGGAACTTGAAAATGAATCACACAGGAAAGTTGAGGTCGTTACCTACGATTCCATAAGTCCTCTTATACGGGATAGAATCCTGAAAGAGGAAGTGAAGATACTATGA
- a CDS encoding NOP5/NOP56 family protein, protein MAGLEFTAWFGKIELDEDGGIRDCEPFANDPEKLAEMVVELQEMYHDNSLSVPLNRPDLRDAAMECGFVELDEDYDVLLRDVCIRAAKSQISKTDTDDSRIIQAVEALDDIDRNVNELSERLFEWYGRYFPELEMTGEELAIFVSAYGSRANVPDDHELSQRASQSMGAELLFADEELLRAFAKNICSLYDTRRYIENYINTSMGSVAPNLCDIAGASIGARLMSMAGSLEKLAAFPSSTVQVIGANRALFKHLRSRAPSPKHGIIFNNPVIKNAPWWQRGKLARALAAKISLAARTDFYSGELDPSIREALDRKLESVRKANPNPPERKPEAKPKGRGGKRNKGRGRGKGKKSGGKN, encoded by the coding sequence GTGGCAGGTTTGGAATTCACTGCATGGTTCGGTAAGATCGAACTGGATGAAGATGGTGGGATCAGGGATTGTGAACCATTTGCTAATGACCCTGAAAAGCTGGCCGAGATGGTTGTTGAGTTGCAGGAGATGTATCATGATAATTCCCTGTCTGTTCCTTTAAACAGGCCAGACCTCAGGGATGCTGCAATGGAATGCGGTTTTGTCGAACTTGATGAGGATTATGATGTCCTGTTGAGGGATGTATGCATCAGGGCGGCGAAGAGCCAGATATCAAAGACCGATACCGATGATTCAAGGATAATACAGGCCGTTGAGGCGCTGGATGATATCGACAGGAATGTGAATGAGCTCAGTGAGCGCCTGTTCGAGTGGTACGGAAGGTACTTCCCGGAACTGGAAATGACAGGTGAGGAGCTTGCAATATTCGTTTCTGCCTATGGCTCAAGGGCGAATGTGCCTGATGACCATGAGTTGTCACAGAGAGCATCGCAGTCAATGGGTGCTGAACTTCTTTTCGCGGATGAGGAACTTCTGAGGGCATTTGCAAAGAACATCTGCAGCCTGTATGACACACGCAGGTATATCGAGAATTATATTAATACGAGCATGGGTTCCGTTGCACCGAACCTCTGTGACATTGCCGGTGCCTCGATCGGTGCCCGCCTTATGAGCATGGCAGGAAGCCTTGAGAAACTGGCTGCTTTCCCGTCCAGCACGGTACAGGTGATCGGTGCGAACAGGGCGCTTTTCAAACATCTTCGCTCCCGGGCACCGTCCCCAAAGCACGGAATAATCTTCAACAATCCTGTTATCAAGAATGCGCCCTGGTGGCAGAGAGGAAAACTTGCAAGGGCACTTGCTGCCAAGATAAGTCTTGCTGCAAGGACCGACTTCTATTCCGGTGAACTGGATCCATCTATCAGGGAAGCCCTTGACAGGAAACTGGAAAGTGTAAGAAAGGCCAATCCGAACCCACCGGAGAGGAAACCGGAGGCCAAACCAAAGGGCAGGGGCGGTAAACGTAACAAAGGCAGAGGAAGAGGTAAAGGCAAAAAATCAGGAGGTAAGAACTGA
- a CDS encoding winged helix-turn-helix domain-containing protein/riboflavin kinase — protein sequence MYTTTSLKKLALLGAIEKPVKISSTEFMHHIDASSKTAARVLKQLEDDGFISRQLVAGGQMVHLTEEGVVLLKNEYTDYQQIFCKDHPDLELYGEVITGLGEGQYYIAKDGYMSQFRDKLGLDPFPGTLNVRLNDESAQMRDNMDFMEPMMIKGFNDGERSFGGGKCYPIEIEGIKSAVIIPDRTHYPADLLEIIAPVKLREVLRLNDGDEVKIVVKNPQKCK from the coding sequence ATGTACACAACAACGTCCCTCAAGAAACTGGCACTGCTCGGTGCGATCGAGAAACCTGTGAAGATATCTTCCACTGAGTTCATGCACCACATAGACGCCAGTTCCAAGACTGCTGCAAGGGTGCTCAAACAGCTTGAGGATGATGGTTTCATCTCAAGACAGCTCGTTGCAGGAGGGCAGATGGTCCATCTAACGGAAGAAGGTGTCGTGCTTCTCAAAAATGAGTATACCGACTATCAACAGATATTCTGCAAGGACCACCCGGACCTTGAACTCTACGGTGAGGTCATAACAGGTCTTGGAGAAGGACAGTACTACATTGCAAAGGACGGCTACATGTCCCAGTTCAGGGACAAGCTCGGTCTCGACCCATTCCCCGGAACGCTCAATGTCCGTCTCAATGATGAGAGTGCTCAGATGCGTGACAATATGGATTTCATGGAGCCTATGATGATTAAAGGTTTCAATGATGGGGAGCGCAGTTTCGGTGGAGGGAAATGCTATCCGATCGAGATCGAGGGCATAAAAAGTGCAGTCATCATACCGGACAGGACACATTATCCGGCAGACCTTCTTGAGATAATCGCACCTGTGAAGTTGCGGGAAGTTCTCAGATTAAACGATGGCGACGAAGTAAAGATAGTGGTGAAAAACCCGCAAAAATGCAAGTGA
- a CDS encoding ATP-binding protein produces MDKEKLNILLKEQNEQVRDIPDIVKRELLEEIKGRKSELITIVAGLRRVGKSTLMNEIRKDHLHESYFVNFDDERFFDFTIEDFQTMQELLIELYGERDIYFFDEIQNILGWERFVRRLHDNGKKVYVTGSNASMLSREMGTHLTGRHLSYSLYPYSFREFLHFKEYELPVPEALTTVEKSTLKRHFNEYIEAGGIPEFVKNRDELYVKTLYENIIYRDIIARYNLKDEKPLKTTAYFAASNIAKEISYNNVRKLTGLSSATTIKEYFEYLENSYLAYLLPRFSTSLKTQVYSNKKVYFIDTAIAKILGFRTSEDYGRILENMVFMELKRRDLDIYYHREKKECDFVIRNGYNIAEAIQVTQSLENTDTRKREIEGLIEALETYNLSEGLILTDDTEDEMGIDGKKINVKPIWKWMLE; encoded by the coding sequence ATGGACAAAGAGAAACTAAATATCCTGCTGAAAGAGCAGAATGAGCAGGTAAGGGACATACCGGATATTGTCAAAAGGGAACTGCTAGAGGAAATAAAAGGCAGGAAGTCAGAGCTTATCACAATAGTTGCAGGGCTTCGCAGAGTTGGGAAATCAACGCTTATGAATGAGATCAGGAAAGATCATCTTCATGAAAGCTATTTTGTGAACTTTGATGATGAGAGGTTCTTTGATTTTACAATAGAGGACTTCCAGACGATGCAGGAACTGCTCATCGAGCTGTATGGAGAAAGAGACATCTACTTTTTTGATGAGATACAGAACATACTGGGATGGGAGAGATTTGTCAGAAGGCTTCATGACAATGGAAAGAAGGTGTATGTCACCGGCTCCAATGCAAGCATGCTGAGCCGTGAGATGGGGACACATCTTACTGGCAGGCATCTAAGTTACTCACTGTACCCTTATTCGTTCAGAGAGTTCCTTCATTTCAAAGAATACGAGCTTCCAGTTCCAGAAGCATTAACTACTGTTGAGAAAAGCACACTCAAAAGACACTTCAATGAGTATATTGAAGCAGGAGGAATACCGGAATTTGTAAAGAACCGGGATGAGCTCTATGTCAAAACACTGTATGAGAATATAATCTACAGGGACATAATCGCAAGATATAACCTCAAAGATGAAAAGCCACTCAAAACAACAGCCTACTTTGCAGCATCCAACATCGCAAAGGAGATAAGTTACAATAATGTCAGGAAGCTGACAGGGCTTTCCAGTGCAACTACAATAAAAGAATACTTCGAGTACCTTGAGAACAGCTATCTTGCATATCTTTTACCTAGATTCTCCACATCCTTGAAGACACAGGTCTATTCTAACAAAAAAGTGTACTTCATAGACACAGCCATCGCAAAGATACTGGGTTTTAGAACATCAGAGGACTATGGAAGGATACTTGAGAATATGGTGTTCATGGAACTCAAAAGAAGGGATCTTGATATCTACTACCACAGAGAAAAGAAAGAATGTGATTTTGTCATTCGGAATGGTTACAACATAGCAGAAGCGATCCAGGTCACACAAAGCCTTGAAAATACAGATACAAGAAAAAGGGAAATTGAAGGATTGATTGAAGCTCTGGAAACCTACAACCTTAGTGAAGGTCTTATTCTTACGGATGATACCGAAGATGAGATGGGAATTGATGGGAAGAAGATAAATGTGAAACCTATCTGGAAATGGATGCTCGAATGA